The nucleotide sequence cttactagtgccaaaactacataattgtaattatcacgtgaaaattagtaattttcacgtgttaattagaCGGATAGCTAGAGCCAAAACTAAATATTAGTCATTTccacgtgaaaatgagtaattaacacgttcagttttggctcgcttcctgacggattactagagccaaaactgaaaattactattttcacgtgaaaaatagtcattttcacgtgaaaatgagtaaataacacgtgaaaatgagtaTTAACTGAACAcgtaaaaattagtaattatcagTTTTCATCGGTAACTTTCAGTTTTGGCACTCCGTGCTAGCTATGCGCATGCGCGCTAAATCTTCAACTGACGTATCAGCGCTAGCACCGAGTGCCAAAATTGAAAGTTACTGATGAACActgataattactaattttcacgtgttaattactcattttcacgtgttagtTACTAACTTTCACGTGAACTGACAgtgttaattagtaattttcacgtgaaaatggtaaccccAAGTTTTGGCATTAGTAAGCCgaggccaaaactgaaaattagtaattaacacgtgttCTGTGTAATTAACAGTGATAACGCTAGCTGACAGTGTTAATTATTGATTTTCACGAACAGATTGCTTGAGCCGAAActgaaaattagtcattttcacgcgaaaattagtaattaacacctGAAAACACTAACTGACAGTGTTAATTAGTCATTTTCACGTGATaatggtaaccccaggttttggcactagtaagccgtcatacatgcgtgggtgtgtttgtgagttCTATATAGAGACAGCGTGGGTGTTTGTGAATTCTAGAGTCAGCGTGGGTGGTCACTGAGATTATTCGGTTCCATGGTTGTCCGCACTCGAACTCTCTGCAAGCACAAGAACCTCGGAATCAGAGGCGTCTTTTCTCCTTTTAGCTTTTTCTATctgcctttcttttttttctgtctttctgtctattttttttttctttctttgtttgtttcttttttcttttttctttttttttctttctttcttgtgttttataaaattatGCAATATTTCTCTCTGTAGGATAAATTCATAGCCAATCATGGTGTCCCCCCAAAATATAAGCTTCTTCATCTCCCTCCCACAATCTTTTGACAAGTGTAATAACAACAACGTCCATCCTTTGCCATGGTGAGAATAGACTCGCACACGAGGAGGACAGCGTTGGCATAAACGATGCTATGACGGACGAGGGTGTTTGGCATGGTCGTTACTCTTTCCTCAGgcaatttatttttcattagACCCGGAGCAAGCGTGTAGGATGGGAGGGCAAGGGGTGTGCTAATTTGAAAGTCAATCTATGCAAATGAGGCGCCATGTAATCTTCTGCTAGCAAAGGAATCGTCTGCAGATTCAGCGAAAACGGTGGAAGAGAATCTCGCAATCGGCAGCTGATCTTTTTCAGTTCTTCCACTGATCCTTGCTAGCTATAGGCTATATTTGGTCATATGTTGTTTTGTGAATGTTTTCTTCGGAAGCGACTTGAGGGTTCGTTGTTATGAGGCCTATAATGATACCTCCCACGTTGTGCTCCCACGCATTTTTCTAAAGAATTCAATGTTCGCACTTCTATGCACTTTGATGCAAAAGCATATAATACTAGCAAACAATCATACGCACGCGTGTTCTCACCCATGCGCGCGCATAGATTCACGCATgtatatacactcacacacaaccatacacacacacacgcgcacggtctctctctctctctctctctctctctctctctctctctctctctctctctctgtgtcgctgtctctctctctctctttctctctctctctctcacacacgcacacacacgcacacacacacacacacacacacacacactcacacacatacacacacaccagggccggaccaaatgagttgtaagaggggggttcctccttttttgggggggaaaatcagcgaagtggcgaagccagaagcgcgcgcctgcaaagcaggcgcgcgaactaggggggtcccggggcatgctcccccggaaaatttttgaaaaacggttaaaatctgtgcaatctggtgcattctgggccttgttttgagggttaagagcagcattgtggggggggggggggggggggggtacctttttctcatcggatttcacattgaataaaatttgttagagacacacacaaaaaatttttttttttaaataaataaggaaaaacactcaaagcaaggtacatgctttttccaggggtggggttccggaacccctggaaccccccccccccccccccctgggtccggccctgcacacacacacacacacacacacacacacacacacacacacacacacacacgcgcgcaagcaATCTGTTATTTGTTCGATCAACAATTATTTATGctcagatttattttttcatcgACCACGTTACACGAGCATCACAGGCAACAGATTGTCAAGTTGAAGAAAATTTTCTTTCAAGAAAATGTGTACAAAACTGAATGTCAGCATTTAATAAGGAAATGGCACTTTTAATTACCATCTCGAAGTAACAGATATGAAGGTTTCAAAAACATTACACACAAAATATTAAAAAAGCCTCAACATAACAATTTTCTCCAAACCGCTTAAATTTTCTTCCTCGAACAAATGTTCAATATCGGTTGTGCAGATAAACACAGTCCATAATAGCGAAATAAATGATCTAAAATAAAGCATTATGAACAGGAAAACAATTCAAAAAGCGGTCGTATTCCTCATCTCTCCCCTGATCTTCCAACATCTTATTCTCTTAtcgaccccccctcccccccccccccccccccccccccccccccccactttaaAACCCAACCAAAACCCCGACCCCACCCAACAAACACAACAGAACATCAAACTTAGCAAAGAATTGTCACCAAACCAATGTTACCTTCAGACCGGCGATGTTCAAAGTAAAGATTAACAAGTTTAACACATAAAAAATTCGTCACTCAGAACACTTTGGGATTGGGTAGAGagtgggggggtgggagggggggggggggtgaattaGTATTGGAGTAAGGGATGAGCACATAAAATCACAAAgataggctctctctctctctctctctctctctctctctctctctctccaaccccccccccccccacacacacacacacacacacacacacacacacaccctccctctCCCGAGACTTACTTTTGATTTATAAGGAAACGACATTTTCTTTCAATCATCCCAAACGCATTGTCCTCTCTCACcttcatcccccctcccccctaccacaccccccccccccccaaaccaaGCTTTAAGAAAGACGTCAGATACCTCTCATATTTGTCATCTGACTGATGTGTTGTAGCAGTGACACAGGCTTGCACCCACTTCGATTCGGTCACCTTGAGGTCAGACTTCATGtcaaaaagatttttttttcttccccagaGCCCTATTTTTGTTTCGCTTTTAATTAGTTGCTGGGTCTTTTCCTcttaaatttcttttttttttgggggggggtggttcgggTGAGTGGGGTGGAGTGGGATGGTGTCTGACTTTCATATTAGGACAGACGAGGTCACCAGGACCGGATAAGGTCAATTACTGTCACTTCGTACCAGTGACAAAACGTACTAACCTGAAAGTTTATGTTGTGTGATCTTTCAACGGAAATCCGTGAAGGTTAGGAGGAAACCTCGTGTCAGATTCCAGTCACACTTGAGAGATAAGATCACTCTTAGTGTCTGGGGTGCAGCTTGGTTTTTCACTATGTCCGTAACCCTTTAGTCGTTGAAGTGTCAATCCTCTCCCTATACACTTAAATCCCCatccctacccccctcccccctccctacccccgCAATCACCCCTACCACCATCACCAATATCACCCACCCACcaaactcacccccccccccccccttcacaagAAATATCCACCAACCCTTGGAAACTGTTGAAAATGTTTGCTTGAATGTTACGTTAAAAACAAAGATGTCAACAAAATGGTGACAAAATGGGGGGCAGGAAACTCAAATTatgatgtttttacatttagtcaagttttgactaaatgttttaacatagagggggaatcgagacgagggtcgtggtgtatgtgtgtgtatgtgtgtgtatgtgtgtgtgtgtgtgtgtgtgtgtgtgtgtgtgtgtgtgtgtgtgtgtgtgtgtgtgtgtgtgtgtgcgtatgtgtgtgtgtgtgtgtgtgtctgtgcgtgtatgtgtagagcgattcagaccaaactactggaccgatcttaatgaaatttgacatgagagttcctgggaataatatccccggacatatttttctttttttcgataaattcttttgatgacgtcatatccggctttttgtaaaagttgaggcggtactgtcacaccctcatttttcaatcaaattgattgaaatttttgtaaagcaatcttcgacgaaggccagacttcggtattgcatttcagcttggtggcttaaaaattaattaatgactttggtcattaaaaatctgaaaattgtaataatattttttttatataaaccgatccaaatttacgttcatcttattctacatcatttcctgattccaaaaacatatacatatgttatatttggattaaaaacaagctctaaaaattaaaaatataaaaattatgatcaaaattaaatttccgaaatcgatttaaaaacaatttcatcttattccttgtcggttcctgattccaaaatcatatagatatgatatgtttggattaaaaacacgctcagaaagttcaaacgaagagaggtacagaaaagcgtgctatgcagcacagcgaaaccattaccgcgctgaacaggctcgtcagtttcactccgttatgcacaagcggcggactacggtctttgtaaaaaaaaaaaggcagtgcgttcagtttcattctgtgagttacgcgacttgttaaacaATATGGTGGCGTCCATCAAACAAAAGAATAGGcctacattataactgtatttcACATAAGTCAAAAGTTGTAAGACGACAGTGCCTTCCAAATGTGGTTGGAattttatacacacacaaaatatacacgcacaaaacaaaacagtctGTATATCCATAACAAGCAAACCTGCAACATTCTGAACTTTTGTTCACAAATAATTTTCTTTTTGGACACATGATTGCTAATTCACCGCATCATAGCGGAATGCACAGCATTCGTCATTCTGTTGGTTCCAGCATTTTGCAAAGAACCCTTTCGCTCTTAATTGATTTTAATGGAGGGGTTGGTCCCTTCATCGTAAATGAGTGTGCATATAAATGTGCACAGTGATTATGTTTTAGCTTTCAAATACTGTAAAATACTGACCATAGACTAAGTCGCGTGCAAAATAGTGCAAACGAAACATCAGGAAAACAATTAAAGACTCAGAAAGTCTGaacataaatgaataaataagcagagcacagcaacaaccacgaacaaaacgttaaaataaTTATTGCATACACGTAAACAAGAACGAAACCGAAACCAGAGAATTGGCTTGTCcatctttctttcgttttttcCCCATTCGTCACCAACATTGTGGAGAGTAAGGAATTCACAAACCTCAGAAAATCACCCGACATCAACACTAGAAGACGCGTCAGTTTTCGCAAGTCACAGGGCTTGATGTTGTTCGAAGTCTAGCAGAAAGACAGCAATGCGTTGAAGCTTGTCATTGGTTTCCAATCACAAACAGCTCACAGAGAaagtacacatatacacacccaCTGGATGTACTAGTGTTCTGACTTAGCTTCGAGCCTGTACACCTTTCTATATGGGTTTGAACCACTAATCGTAATGCAACCTCGTCTATGTGTTACGCTCATTCGACGTTGTAATCTGTCTTTGCTTCGAACTTTTATATCTCTCTTTAGATATGAACCACTTTACGCAGTGTAGTTCCAGTCTTGTCCACGCGTTCTTCAACCAGACAAATGCAGTTTCAGTTGCAAGCACACACCGATATTTAAATACAATTAAATAACCATGTCGAGCATACTCCCATACGTGTTGCTTCGTTTCAAGCGTGTCAAACACACAATAGAGTCTGAGGGAGTTTGGAGTCATGTCTTTTCATTCGCTACGAGCGTCGTCTATTGTCAAATCATAATTTGTTTGAGTTTCCGTGATAACACAACGAAATGTTAGTCAGCTAAAACTCCCCAAGTTTTCCAACGTCCATCTAGcttgtgtgtgtcgtgtgtttgTATGCCTGCAGTCTACAAAAACGTCTTGGCATAGATGAAACGCATACTCTTTTGGTTGTTTTTGTCCAGTTTATCACAGTTTCCATCACTGGCATCGTGTTGTGGTCATACATTCAGAGTGGCCAGACACCTACTGGCCAAATATGCACTAATGTAAAACAAATATACACACCTTAATCAATAAATAgagtattcaatcaatcaatctatcaatcaatcaatcaattaattaatAAAATGAATGACTAAATAATcaggtaaacaaaaataaatgagcatttaaaTCTCAGATAAAGTACTTAATACGTGTTCattaatgaataaataaacagTGATCTTCCAGCCTGAAAAAGTTACGTCACACAAGAAACGGATCGGTTTAAGCATATTAAATTCTGTTGACAAACTGTTGACGTCACCATGTTATCCACATGTGTACGTCACAATGGATGACGTCACCTTAATATCGCATGTCGTCGTTTGGGGTAAGGGGATTCAGAGAAAATTACTTTTttccatgtttgtttgttcctttgtttgttttttcgtttcctgtgttttttttgttttttttgctatTTCTCAACCGACTTGAAGGAGGTTTGTTTTCGGGATGGGTGGATATTGTAATTTGCGGAGACGAGATATTGTACAAATTAAGATACCCCTTTTACCAACACATCTTCATCTGACATTTGGGTCCTTTGCTGGTGCACAGACACAAGTTGCAGTCATCCCAGAATATGTCCCCAGCCTTGAACTTTCCACAAGGATTTGCTTTGACACGGTGCGCGCTGTGACGGCTGTAGGCAGGAGGCCGATAGACAGAGGAAATTTTGGGGACCACCATCATGGGCACACGACTGCCTCGGGGCTTTATCGTTGCTGGTTTCTCATTGGCAGCGTTACTATTATGGTGATGCTCCTTGTTGTCTTGGTGTTCCTTGTAATGATCCTTGCCGTGCTCTTTAGCCTTCTCCGTCTCGTCCTGGTGAGGATGTTTCGGCTTTTCCGGCACCTCATGGTTTTTCCTCTGGTGGGGTTTCTCTTTGCCTTGGTGATGCTTCTTGGGTGTCTCCTTTTCGTGGTGACTCTTCATGTTCTCTTCACCCGCATCCTCCTCGCTTGCTCGAATCTCCTCCTCTCTTACAGCGTCCTTCTCTTCAGCGTTGCTTTTGCAGTGGGATCGACGGCTACACACGATGCGGCTTTGCTTGTCACACCGACAACGCTTGCAACCTTCTCTCCATCGCTTGCCTGGCTTGCAATCCCCTGGCGGTGAACGCGCCGTGCTTTTCGTCCTCGGAGTGTTGGTTGGCGACATTCTCACAGGAGCTACCACAAGAcctcctccttcttcctcctcctccttctcttcaGATCCGGGCAGGTAGAAATCGATTTTGTTgctgtcatcatcatcgttgtcgtcgtAGGTGTTGTCCCTGTGCAGGTTTCCGATGTCGTGTCGGCACTGGTTGTCGCGTCGGCAGAAGACGACGCCGTTGACGCGACAGCTGCAGACGTCGCAGCCTTCCTCCCATATGTGGCTCTTTTCGCACTCTTCGCGTCTCACCTGCCGACAGATAGAACAATTATAATTGTATGAAATTGAAGAAACAAATCAAATAGAAAGTTACCTTCAAACACCCTGGATAACGGGAGTCAGTGTAAACGCCATTCTGTTTTAATTTTTAGTGGAacaaaaatgaacaaacaaattaaGGGAGGGATTCGCAAGGCACATGTTCAATCCGTGGGAGTGCATTCAAACCGTGGCATCGTGGATTCCCAGGTTTGAGGGATGTGGGTTGACGAGTTAGCCAAAACTGATGACCTGTCGAAGTAGATGGTTGGTAGCAGCTGCAAAGGCCTGCTACTGATTAATATAAATCACATTCTTTTCATCCTTAGCTCTATCGGGATGTTACCCCACTTCATTAAATTTCAATGAGACACCAACATGTGACATTTAAATTCCtctttaaaaaaataacttATATTTTTGGCTGGGAGTCGCATAAATCACCGAGTCTCAACCTTATTGTTCCGCATCTTTGCATGAAAACAGAGGGGTAATTCtagcaaaaaaaataaataagaagTTGAAGGGGGTAGTAcattttaaaggtactgaacttgtcaaatccaggtgcacggagcccctggggctttgagtcatacctcaggcagctatccgttagaagaactaccaagtttcattaacttgcacccaaagagtcaagaactgcgatttttttgcgaattaatttcgtactcggccggacccggctggtcttgacctatttttggatctaaatttagatcaggtagatctccacatcatgcacaaaaaggcacgtcactagcaaactatgtcagacgtcatcatgagtttgtgtaaaacaaaatggaggccgtaatcactcagttgaatcgaactccgaccaaacaccacgtaataactaggttaatttatgcactcgcgtaaacaagaaactgtcgagcttcacagatgtcgtcgttgggtagttttgggtttgttttactaccatgggaggatttttgaactgtaaatgcactcagctgcaacaaaaacgcaaaacgaaggctgtgagctgcactgtgcctttaaataaaaTTGAGGTTGGCTTCCTCTTTGACCAAATCACAGATAGATTTGTCTGAGAATCGCATAAATGATCAAGTCACAAAGTTATTGTTAAAAGTATCTTCGTGGACAACAGAGGCGTACTACTATCATAAATGTCAATAAGTAGTTGTAGAGGTATAGTGAATTTAAAGGGAATCTCTCAATTCCTTCTTTCTGTGCAGGATTTTTTTCATAAGAAAAGAACATTTGTCAATTTGACCCAAAAAAACATAAGACAAAGGCTGCTTGTTGCACAGTTAgatttgtttttccttttgatattgttctgtttttatttttattttgttttcttgggggggggggggctgaaccAATAGTGCACATTGTCAGAAGTATTAATGATAAAGTggtattgttgttcttgtttgtagGGAGTGGCTTTGTTGTTAGTCGTGTCTGCATCTAGCCATGTCTTTTTAGAAGGGCAATTAAGCACAATAATAGTTGTTTAGACGTGTTATTTGGTGTCCGCCTATAAGCTCCAATTTGCAACTGACATCCCTTGGCGAGTGAAGCTGTTTGGCATTTCTGTAAACACAGACTCAACGTATATGCATAAATGCCTTTGCTTTTGCTTGTGTGCTGTTTGAACTCTGAACTAATCATCTTTGCGTAGGTCTGTCAGTTTTCCCTGTTTCCAATCATTTAGGACCGTAATTTGAGTTCAAACTAGAAATCGGCCTGAGCCTTTGCAATGTTTGTAAACTACCAATCAATGACTGTTCCTTAGTACCTATGTTGCATGGGGGGATAgggggttgagagagagagagagagagagagagagacacacacacacacacacacacacacacacacagaaagaccgacagacagaccgacagagaggcaggcaggcaaacagacagacaaacagagagatagacagacaggcaggcaagcagacagacagacagacactcggacagacagacagacagacaggcagacagacagacagacagatcgtcagacagacagacagacagacagacagacagacagacagacggcagacagacagacagagaattcTACTGTGTAACAAATGGACACGAATATTCAACAGACAATGCTTATGGTCTTGAGATAACGCTATTTGGATTCCATTACATTTATTTCTGATGCCCCAGAACTGACTTGTGCGAAACAGAGTCAGAACAtcttgtctgtgtgtcactgttCATGTTGATGAGGCGGGAGGTGATGGCGGTAAGAAAACATATTTACGCAAAGCATAAAAGTCACACGGGAGGGGAAATCCCGAACATCTATAGAAATTACAAACAGACATGATAGTATAGACGACGTTAATGGGACAAGTTGTGCGAAGTTAACGCACTCCATTCACATTATGTGGCTATCTAGAAGAGGCTGTAAAAGTGTCCTCCTGCCACCGTGGATACGAGGAAGTTAATTGTGGAACAGATGGAAAAAGAGTTTTCACCAGGCAATATAGTCTTGCGATAACGCCATTTGTAATCATTAGCAACCAGTCCCAATGTACatctatgtatatatatatacgacttgtgtctgtctgtctgtctgtctgtctgtctgtctgtctgtctgtctgtctgtctgtctgtctgtctgtctgtctgtctgtctgtctgtgtgtgtgtgtgtgtgtgtatgtgtttgtgcgcgatgcacggccaaagttctcgatggatctgcttcaaatttggtgggcatattcaggtacacccgggacaggacacaacctggtcgatatttcaacacgtgctctcagcgcgcagcgctgaaccgattttggttccacctcagctacccgggcccccataccgacacaccaaagccgctacaccacatcacaacgccaaagttctcggtggatctttttcaaatttggacaccgtattcagctacaccccggacacaatatcatcgatgagatatgtcaacacgtgctctcagcgcgcagcgctgaaccgattttggtttttgtgttcatttcaccattacaagtaactcttccttatcttctccagtgttttgcgtttatctcccttccttcgtgtggcttcaatccatattcccgtttctaagttactatttttagaatgtcactgcgctgtccagaacgcttcccttgcacccgtaagttgttcttactgtcaaagtgaaaaggtcgaatcaatttatagccacgcgaaaaatacactctcacctatctctatatatttatagatatagatatacatatatatatatacggcttctctgtgtgtgtttgtgtgtgtgggcaaaaacctgtgtattgtagagttctgtttgtgatgtggtctagcggcttttgtctgtctgtatgttctggcatttgagaagccacaacagataatatagggctaagaaataagctctaaaattcttaatcccgtttgacaggacttcgcctgcaaaggtgattgtgatgaaccgccacgctgtctgtctctgtctcgcgattcaccccggcgaagccgggtattcctctagtaatatatatatatgctttgCGCAAGAACTTGTACGATAAAGAGTGTTGacattttgtctgtgtgtcacttcactccgtcttttttttctcaatatttTGATATTTCGCgcggagaggagggggggggggggggagggtgtgttcGGTGGTGAGGGagaagtgcgtgtgtgtgtgtggggggggtgtatcTGTGGCTCTCACTTCTTAATAAGTCTCATATGCTGTAGAAGATAGTCAGCAGGAAAGACAGTTGTGTACATGAACAAAGTACGCacgtgcgcgtttgtgtgtgtgtgtgtgtgtgtgtgtgtgtgtgtgtgtgtgtgtgtgtgtgtgtgattgtgtgtttgtgtgtgtaattgtgtgtgtgtgtgtgtgcgtgtgtgtatgtgtgtgtgtgtgattgtgtgtgtgattgtgtgtgtgtctgtgtgtgtgtctgtgtgtgtgtgtttgtgtgtgtgtgtgtgtgattgtgtgtgtgtgattgtgtgtgtgtctgtgtgtgtgtctgtgtgtctgtgtctgtgtgcgtgtgagattgtgtgtgcgagtgcgtgtgtgtctgtgtgtgattgtgtgtgtatgtgtatgtatgtgtgtgtgtgtgtgtgtgtgtgtgtgtgtgtgtgtgtgtgtctgtgtgtgtttgtgcgtgtgtgtgtgcagggccggaccaaatgagttgtaagggggggttcctccttttttgggggggcaaatcagcgaagtggcgaagccacaagcgcgcgcctgcaaagcaggcgcgcgaactaggggggtccgggggcatgctcccccggaaaatttttgaaaaacggttaaaatctgtgcaatctggtgcattctgggccttgttttgagggttaagagcagcattgttttggtgctaaaactagtaaaaaaaacaaaaacactcaaagcaaggtacatgctttttccaggggtggggttccggaacccctggaaccccccccctgggtccggccctgagccggtgtgtgtgtgtgtgtgtgtgtgtg is from Littorina saxatilis isolate snail1 linkage group LG5, US_GU_Lsax_2.0, whole genome shotgun sequence and encodes:
- the LOC138966966 gene encoding uncharacterized protein isoform X2 — encoded protein: MARTTASSGVISMLLMGILLMLTMGSAVEGRRGTVMCDGDRFLGDKWFDGCQWCVCTARGPQCSRSGCSSLVHKVAPCHEERQQWTDGCYRCRCKRRGIDCQIDVICLLLRHDPVPCLADDRCVCGPDGVPSCTAEVIDRHAFAATRVDLEVPSLLPQGHETSRSRGGRRGGKFFGSSFNKIEKEVKDDESSQELLITSDNLCRFGPRWYGGSLRCFCDIDGSITCGNPAFVSAFFDDFMVRREECEKSHIWEEGCDVCSCRVNGVVFCRRDNQCRHDIGNLHRDNTYDDNDDDDSNKIDFYLPGSEEKEEEEEGGGLVVAPVRMSPTNTPRTKSTARSPPGDCKPGKRWREGCKRCRCDKQSRIVCSRRSHCKSNAEEKDAVREEEIRASEEDAGEENMKSHHEKETPKKHHQGKEKPHQRKNHEVPEKPKHPHQDETEKAKEHGKDHYKEHQDNKEHHHNSNAANEKPATIKPRGSRVPMMVVPKISSVYRPPAYSRHSAHRVKANPCGKFKAGDIFWDDCNLCLCTSKGPKCQMKMCW
- the LOC138966966 gene encoding uncharacterized protein isoform X1, translating into MARTTASSGVISMLLMGILLMLTMGSAVEGRRGTVMCDGDRFLGDKWFDGCQWCVCTARGPQCSRSGCSTGLVHKVAPCHEERQQWTDGCYRCRCKRRGIDCQIDVICLLLRHDPVPCLADDRCVCGPDGVPSCTAEVIDRHAFAATRVDLEVPSLLPQGHETSRSRGGRRGGKFFGSSFNKIEKEVKDDESSQELLITSDNLCRFGPRWYGGSLRCFCDIDGSITCGNPAFVSAFFDDFMVRREECEKSHIWEEGCDVCSCRVNGVVFCRRDNQCRHDIGNLHRDNTYDDNDDDDSNKIDFYLPGSEEKEEEEEGGGLVVAPVRMSPTNTPRTKSTARSPPGDCKPGKRWREGCKRCRCDKQSRIVCSRRSHCKSNAEEKDAVREEEIRASEEDAGEENMKSHHEKETPKKHHQGKEKPHQRKNHEVPEKPKHPHQDETEKAKEHGKDHYKEHQDNKEHHHNSNAANEKPATIKPRGSRVPMMVVPKISSVYRPPAYSRHSAHRVKANPCGKFKAGDIFWDDCNLCLCTSKGPKCQMKMCW